A genomic region of Solanum dulcamara chromosome 2, daSolDulc1.2, whole genome shotgun sequence contains the following coding sequences:
- the LOC129880769 gene encoding uncharacterized protein LOC129880769 → MTPINNKYNKSSLPRRDKKGKTQQHNMPVRRCSLLDPSIWEHLFTGGDSDSDSDEPLPQPQPLSSDSSESDLEISMKPSTTTIPRPRTTSASKASEDQEQINLRSDSDSDSSDADDDSDFDSKVDQPLSRRQCPSNSNTCDSSYSFDSGLQFTMKPTTTTADEPSKASGPPPHKWSQEEQISLLHDLIVFKSQREKHIHEPCIFPGHIYKKLDIQLPEITEEINRLNAKFCDNMDKPNPPDDLVFYLSKKLWGTQLMKKKMDLHSKYPILAATFDTRYLSSIQRNIDLIPSKKLRDLEKELKKLQDQEANISRKREKIIRDNYRWLRKLDQKECS, encoded by the coding sequence ATGACtcctataaataataaatacaacaaaTCCTCTCTCCCTCGACGagataaaaaaggaaaaactcaACAACATAATATGCCGGTCCGGCGGTGTTCTCTATTGGATCCCTCTATATGGGAGCATCTATTTACTGGTGGTGATTCCGACTCCGACTCCGATGAACCCTTACCCCAACCTCAACCCTTATCTTCTGATTCTTCTGAGTCCGACTTAGAAATCAGCATGAAGCCCAGTACTACTACTATCCCACGACCCCGAACCACCTCAGCAAGTAAGGCGAGTGAAGATCAAGAGCAGATTAATCTTCGTAGTGATTCTGACTCCGATTCTTCTGATGCTGATGATGATTCTGATTTTGATTCCAAGGTAGACCAACCCTTATCCCGGCGTCAGTGCCCTTCCAATTCCAATACTTGTGATTCTTCCTATTCTTTTGACTCCGGCTTACAGTTCACCATGAAGCCGACTACTACTACTGCGGATGAGCCGAGTAAGGCTTCAGGTCCTCCTCCTCACAAGTGGAGTCAAGAAGAGCAAATAAGTCTTCTTCATGATTTGATTGTGTTCAAATCTCAACGTGAAAAACACATTCATGAACCCTGCATCTTCCCCGGCCATATCTATAAAAAATTGGATATCCAATTACCTGAGATAACTGAGGAGATTAATAGATTGAACGCCAAGTTTTGTGATAATATGGACAAGCCGAACCCTCCTGACGATTTAGTGTTTTATCTTTCGAAGAAACTATGGGGTACTCAacttatgaagaaaaaaatggatcTTCACTCCAAGTATCCCATTTTGGCTGCAACTTTTGACACACGTTATTTGTCATCAATTCAGAGGAATATCGATTTGATTCCATCTAAAAAATTGAGGGATTTAGAGAAAGAATTGAAGAAGCTGCAGGATCAAGAAGCCAATATCAGtcgaaaaagagaaaagattaTTAGGGACAATTATAGATGGTTGAGGAAATTGGACCAAAAAGAATGTAGTTGA